A DNA window from Synchiropus splendidus isolate RoL2022-P1 chromosome 2, RoL_Sspl_1.0, whole genome shotgun sequence contains the following coding sequences:
- the septin3 gene encoding neuronal-specific septin-3: MSDVVPPEVRPKPVVPAKPPNVGAPSPSSHFPLQGLGLGGGGVSAPPPSAIPVPIGSHGPSHVSTHGIGHGGSHGGSHAHGIGHGGSNSTSGGSTLLGYIGIDTIIEQMRKKTMKTGFDFNIMVVGHSGLGKSTLVNTLFKSQVSRKSAGWARDEKIPKTVEIKSVSHVIEEGGVKMKLTVVDTPGFGDQINNDNCWEPISKYINEQFEKFLKEEVNITRKKRIPDTRVHCCLYFIPPTGHSLRQLDVEFMKRLSHSVNIIPVIAKSDTLTAEERQEFKQRVRKELEMGGIEFYPQKEFDEDMEDKSDNDKIREAMPFAVVGSDKEYQVNGKRVLGRKTAWGVVEVENPNHCEFALLRDFLIRSHLQDLKEVTHNIHYETYRAKRLNDNGGLHPISSDTQESNL, translated from the exons ATGTCAGACGTGGTTCCTCCAGAGGTAAGACCTAAGCCTGTGGTCCCTGCCAAGCCTCCAAATGTTGGGGCTCCATCCCCATCCAGCCACTTCCCCCTCCAGGGGCTTGGcttgggtggtggtggtgtctcTGCGCCACCTCCAAGTGCCATCCCTGTGCCGATTGGGAGTCATGGTCCCAGTCATGTGAGCACCCATGGCATCGGCCACGGTGGGAGTCATGGTGGAAGTCATGCTCACGGCATAGGCCATGGCGGCTCTAACAGCACAAGTGGAGGATCCACCCTGCTGGGCTACATTGGTATTGACACCATCATtgagcagatgaggaagaagacgatGAAGACTGGCTTTGACTTCAATATCATGGTAGTAG GTCACAGTGGTCTGGGGAAGTCCACTCTGGTCAACACCTTGTTCAAGTCTCAGGTGAGCCGGAAGAGTGCAGGGTGGGCTCGTGACGAGAAGATTCCCAAAACAGTGGAGATCAAATCTGTCTCGCATG TGATCGAGGAGGGGGGTGTGAAGATGAAGCTGACAGTGGTTGATACTCCAGGTTTTGGGGATCAGATCAACAACGACAACTG CTGGGAGCCCATTTCTAAGTACATCAACGAGCAGTTTGAGAAGTTTCTGAAGGAAGAAGTCAACATCACGAGGAAGAAGCGGATTCCTGACACAAGAGTCCACTGCTGCTTGTACTTCATCCCTCCAACTGGACACTC ACTCAGGCAGCTGGACGTGGAATTCATGAAGCGCCTGAGCCACTCAGTCAACATCATTCCAGTGATCGCCAAGTCGGACACCTTGACTGCCGAGGAGAGACAGGAGTTCAAACAGAGG GTGAGGAAGGAGCTGGAGATGGGTGGGATCGAGTTTTATCCTCAGAAGGAGTTCGATGAAGACATGGAGGATAAAAGCGACAACGACAAGATCAGG GAGGCCATGCCCTTTGCCGTGGTGGGCAGCGACAAGGAGTATCAAGTGAATGGGAAGAGGGTTTTGGGGAGGAAGACTGCATGGGGAGTTGTCGAAG TGGAGAATCCAAATCACTGTGAGTTCGCGCTCCTGAGAGACTTTCTGATCAG GTCTCACCTGCAGGACTTGAAGGAGGTCACTCACAACATCCACTATGAAACCTACCGTGCCAAGAGACTGAACGACAACGGAGGTCTGCACCCCATCTCATCTGACACGCAGGAGAGCAACCTGTGA